DNA sequence from the Merismopedia glauca CCAP 1448/3 genome:
ACTCCCGATGGAATGGTGACCATGAATATTCCGGCGGGTGTAAGATCTGGTCAATCTCTGCGCTTGCGAGGTAAGGGATGGCCTTTACCCAAAGGGGGACGCAGCGATCAACTGGTTAGAGTTGCTATAGCTACTCCCAAGGAAATTACAGCTACAGAACGGGAATATTACGAGAAAATTCGCTCTAGTCGCAGTTATAATCCCCGCAGTCACTTGAGTCAAATCAGGCTGTGAGATAAGGTGTTGGGTTTCCTACAGTTTATGAATGATTTAGGAAGGCTATATCAATAATTTGGTTAGCTGTCAATAGCAATAGCAATAGCAGTAGCGATAAAGATGAAGAACAAGTGAGCCAAACAAACTCTCGTGGCACAATATTACCAGAATTTGCTGTTACCGCTCAGCAAATGCGTGATATTGAAGGTAGGGTTTTTGCTGCGGGAATGCCCGTAGCAGCTTTAATGGAAAAGGTGGCGGGAAAGATTTCGCAGCGCATTCAGGCTTTATATCCTTTATCTAAGCTTCAGCGAGTTGGAATTCTGGTGGGGCCAGGGCATAATGGAGGCGATGCTTTAGTTGTAGCGCGAGAATTGCATTTTTCCGGCTACCAGGTGTTAATTTATTGTCCCTTCTCGAAATTAAAGGATTTAACGGCTCAACACGCTCAATATACTAAAAGTCTGGGAATTAGGTTTGTAGAAAGAGTTGATTTGCTGTGTGATTGTCAACTGCTGATTGATGGATTATTTGGGTTTGGCTTAGAGCGATCGCTTTCAGAACCGATAACTATGGCGATTGAGCAACTTAATTGCTGTTCTACCCCTATTATCAGTATAGATTTACCTTCAGGGTTGCATACCGATACGGGAGAAGTGATGGGTAAGGCAATTCGCGCTAGTCGTACCCTCTGCTTAGGTTTGTGGAAATTGGCTTTTTTGCAAGATCGAGCTTTAGATTACATCGGTGAGGCAGAGTTAATTGATTTTGACCTACCATTGACTGATATTGAAGCAGTTTTAGGTAGTTTGCCTGATGTAACCAGGTTTACTACAGATTTAGCTCACTCTAGTTTACCCCTACACCGTCCCCCAGTCACTCATAAATACCAACAGGGACATCTGTTACTGATTTGCGGTTCGCGTCAATATGCAGGAGGAGCAATTTTAGCGGGATTGGGTGCTAGAGGTAGTGGAGTGGGAATGCTATCTATTGCGGTTCCTACATCTTTAAAACCGATTTTAACAGCAAAGTTACCCGAAGCTTTGGTAATTGAGTGTCCAGAAACCGAAACAGGGGCGATCGCTCATCTACGAGATCTAGATCTAGCTAAGTATAGCGCGATCGCTTGCGGCTGTGGAATTACTCAAGATGCAATAACAGTAGTTCAATCCGTTTTAGCTGCCGAAAAACCTCTGATTCTCGATGCTGATGCTTTAAATATCCTAGCTAGCTTGGGTGAAATTCCTCGCCGTCAGAGTCTCACTATTTTAACTCCTCATGCAGGAGAATTTAAGCGCTTATTTCCCCAAATTAACCTAAATAATAGAATTAATGCTTCTTGTCAAGCTGCATCTGAAAGTAGCGCAGTAGTATTATTAAAAGGTGCTAGAACCATCATTGCTCGCCCCAATGGCAAAGTAGACATAATTGTCGAAAGTACCCCAGCTTTAGCTAGAGGTGGGAGTGGGGATGTTTTAACTGGGTTGATGGGTGGACTAATAGCTTTAGCCAATTGCGCCCAAAAACCTCTAGAATCGATGGTAGCCACCGCAGCTTGGTGGCACGCCCAAGCTGCTATATTGGCAGCTAGAGAACGCACTGAGTTAGGAGTAGATGCACACACTTTGACGGAGTATCTGATTCGAGCGATACTGAGCTAAAGCTTTGTTGAATCACCATTTATCGGGAAAGAGAAGATCGCCGTGACTAGTGTAACTACAATTACAGATCCCCAATTTGAAACCGAAGTTTTACAAACAGATAAACCTGTTTTAGCCTATTTTTGGGCTGCTTGGTGCGGTCCTTGCCGTTTAGTATCTCCTTCTGTAGAATGGGCAGCAGCTAACTATGGCGATCGCCTCAAAGTTGTCAAAATGGAAGTAGATCCGAATCCAGAAACCGTCAAAACTTATCGAGTGGAGGGAGTTCCCGCCTTCAGAATCATCAAATCTGGCGAATTAGTAGCCAGTTTGGAAGGCGCGATTACCAAACCCAAGCTACAAGCCTTCATTGATGAAAATTTGGGATAGGGTGTTGATTGTTGATTGTTGATTGTTGATTGTTGATTGTTGATTGTTGGGAGCAATTTTGTCTCCCTTATTTCCTTTCTCTCCCTATCGCTATGATCCAATTTGCTAATCGTTTACAACCTCTGCAAGCTAATGTATTTGCAGATATGGATATAGCCAAAGCTAAGGCTAAAATCTTGGGAAGAGATCTGATAGATCTGTCTTTGGGTTCTTCAGATCTACCTGCTGGTGATGAGGCTATTGCGGCTATTCAAAAATCCTTGCAAGATCCAGCTACCCACGGTTATTTACTCTTTCACGGTACACGAAGGTTTCGCCAAGCTGCGGCGGATTGGTATCAAGAAAGATATCAGATTGCTGTCGATCCAGAAACGGAGGTTTTGCCTTTAATCGGTTCCCAAGAAGGTACGGCTCATTTACCTTTAGCAATCCTGAATCCTGGCGATTATGCTTTATTACTAGATCCTGGCTATCCTTCTCATGCGGGTGGAGTATATTTGGCTAATGGGTTAATTTATCCGATGCCGTTGTTAGCAGAAAACGGTTTTTTACCAGTGTTTGAGGATATTCCGGCTGATATAGTTGCTAAATCCAGGATGATGGTGTTGAGTTATCCTCATAATCCTACCAGTGCGATCGCCCCTCTGAGTTTTTTCCAGAAAGCTGTCAAATTCTGTCAGGAAAATCAGATTGTTTTAGTTCATGATTTTCCCTATGTAGATCTGATATTTGATGGCAGTGGGATTGCCCCTTCAATTTTACAAGCAGATCCCGATAAAACAGTTTCTATAGAGTTTTTCACCATGTCTAAATCTTATAACATGGGTGGGTTTCGGGTTGGTTATGCGATCGGAAACTCAGAACTAATTCGCGCCTTGCGTCAAATCAAAGCAATGGTGGATTTTAACCAATATATCGGGATTTTAGAAGGAGCGATCGCGGCTTTGCGCGGTTCCCAAATGGGGGTAAGAGCTACTGTAAATACCTTTCGTCAGCGTCGAGATGCTTTTGTTAACGCTTTACATAGCATTGGTTGGCAAGTACCTACTCCCCAGGCGACAATGTATGTGTGGGCTAAGTTACCACCACCGTGGGAAAGCCGTTCTGTGGAATTTTGTACCCAACTAGTCGAAACCACTGGAGTAGCAGCTTCTCCTGGTGCAGGATTTGGCAAATCTGGAGAAGGCTATGTTAGATTTGCCTTGGTTCACGAACCAAAGATCTTAGAAGTTGCTGTTAGTAGAATTTCTGAATTTTTAGCTAATTCTCGATCGTAAAGTTCTGGTGGGAAAACCTCACACACTTTTGATTAATAACGATCAAAATAGCTATACAGCTAGGCTAGGAAGATCGGAAATTTTACTATGCATTTGTTTAATTAATTCCATCACCTTTTCAAAATCTACCATTTTACCTTGACTATAAAAAGACTTCGCCCCAGCATTTAAATCGGCAAAAGCAATCTCAATATGACCGAGATGATAGTGAATTAAACCTCGATTAATGTAAGCTTCTGATTGATTAGGATTGACAGCTAAAGCTTGGGAGAAACTGTTAATAGCTTGGGCATAATCACCGTATCTATGACAAGCACAACCGCGATTATAATAAAGCCAAGAGTTATTTCCTTGATAACGAAGTCCTAGATTAAAATCGCTAATTGCTGCGGCAAAATTGTGTAAATTTAGGTAAGCCAAACCTCGATCATTATAGATATCAGCTATCTTAGTTTCGTCTTGAGAAGATACTTGAGTTAGAGCTAGGTTATATTGAGCGATCGCTTCTTCGTATTCTCGCTGTCCCGACCAAGCTAAACCCATATTATAATAAGGTTCCACTTGCCAAGGATATATCTTTTGGGCTACATCAAAGTCGGCTAAAGCTAGTTGATATTTACCTAATCTATAAGCAGCTAATCCTCGATGTAAATAAGCTAATTGAATCGAGTTGACGATTTCATTAGATCGCTTGTCATACAAA
Encoded proteins:
- a CDS encoding NAD(P)H-hydrate dehydratase is translated as MSQTNSRGTILPEFAVTAQQMRDIEGRVFAAGMPVAALMEKVAGKISQRIQALYPLSKLQRVGILVGPGHNGGDALVVARELHFSGYQVLIYCPFSKLKDLTAQHAQYTKSLGIRFVERVDLLCDCQLLIDGLFGFGLERSLSEPITMAIEQLNCCSTPIISIDLPSGLHTDTGEVMGKAIRASRTLCLGLWKLAFLQDRALDYIGEAELIDFDLPLTDIEAVLGSLPDVTRFTTDLAHSSLPLHRPPVTHKYQQGHLLLICGSRQYAGGAILAGLGARGSGVGMLSIAVPTSLKPILTAKLPEALVIECPETETGAIAHLRDLDLAKYSAIACGCGITQDAITVVQSVLAAEKPLILDADALNILASLGEIPRRQSLTILTPHAGEFKRLFPQINLNNRINASCQAASESSAVVLLKGARTIIARPNGKVDIIVESTPALARGGSGDVLTGLMGGLIALANCAQKPLESMVATAAWWHAQAAILAARERTELGVDAHTLTEYLIRAILS
- a CDS encoding thioredoxin family protein translates to MTSVTTITDPQFETEVLQTDKPVLAYFWAAWCGPCRLVSPSVEWAAANYGDRLKVVKMEVDPNPETVKTYRVEGVPAFRIIKSGELVASLEGAITKPKLQAFIDENLG
- a CDS encoding LL-diaminopimelate aminotransferase, translating into MQFANRLQPLQANVFADMDIAKAKAKILGRDLIDLSLGSSDLPAGDEAIAAIQKSLQDPATHGYLLFHGTRRFRQAAADWYQERYQIAVDPETEVLPLIGSQEGTAHLPLAILNPGDYALLLDPGYPSHAGGVYLANGLIYPMPLLAENGFLPVFEDIPADIVAKSRMMVLSYPHNPTSAIAPLSFFQKAVKFCQENQIVLVHDFPYVDLIFDGSGIAPSILQADPDKTVSIEFFTMSKSYNMGGFRVGYAIGNSELIRALRQIKAMVDFNQYIGILEGAIAALRGSQMGVRATVNTFRQRRDAFVNALHSIGWQVPTPQATMYVWAKLPPPWESRSVEFCTQLVETTGVAASPGAGFGKSGEGYVRFALVHEPKILEVAVSRISEFLANSRS
- a CDS encoding tetratricopeptide repeat protein, giving the protein MNYIKLLLLFVLCWCLQFTSARAETINNNSSLHNLLQSGIAQIEQGDLEQAQHTLTEIIDRHPELSHVSTNYNLYDKRSNEIVNSIQLAYLHRGLAAYRLGKYQLALADFDVAQKIYPWQVEPYYNMGLAWSGQREYEEAIAQYNLALTQVSSQDETKIADIYNDRGLAYLNLHNFAAAISDFNLGLRYQGNNSWLYYNRGCACHRYGDYAQAINSFSQALAVNPNQSEAYINRGLIHYHLGHIEIAFADLNAGAKSFYSQGKMVDFEKVMELIKQMHSKISDLPSLAV